In Lentibacillus sp. JNUCC-1, the genomic window GAGAATTCGTAAACTTTTTCAAGGGGACAATATCTTCTAAAATGCGTTCATCATTTTCGTTCGTAAAGGCTTGTACCGCTTCGATTAACATCCATTTATCAGGAAATGCTTGCTGTACCTCTTCCCATTTCATTCATTTTTGCTACCACCCATTTATGTTATATTCTATCATGCTATAGTTTGTTTTTTACAAAAGATAACAGCAAAAGGTCATAAATGATAGGATTTAATCGATTTAGTAAAGGCCTCAAGCGCCTGCTGATCCACCGTCACCCCGATCCCGGGTTTGTCAGGCACTGCTACATAGCCATCTTGCACAACGATCTCTGGATCAATGATATCTTTGTCCCAATACCTGTCCGACCCTGAAATGTCACCAGGCAAAATGAATTGCGGCAGGGAGGCGAGTGCAATGTTATGGGCGCGGCCGATACCTGATTCAAGCATGCCGCCGCACCAGACAGGCATGTTATTTTCCAAGCAGTAGTCATGGATCCGGCGTGCTGCTGTCAGGCCACCGACACGACCGCTTTTAACATTGATGATCTGGCAGCTTCCGAGGCGATGGGCTTTTTCCACGTCAGAGAGCGCATGAATACTTTCATCAAGACAAATCGGTGTCGTAATGCTTTGCTGCAGCTTGGCATGATCAATGATGTCGTTATGGGCGAGCGGCTGTTCAATCATAAGCAATTGAAGCGCGTCAAGCTGTTTGAGATGCTGGATGTCCTCCAGGGTATAGGCTGAATTGGCATCTGCCATCAGGGCAATGTCCGGAAAAGCATTTCGAACCGCTTTGAGCATATCGATGTCCTGACCCGGCTTGATTTTCAACTTGATCCGTTTATAGCCTTCTTCCACATAGGCAGCGATTTTTTCCAGCAGCTCGTTGATCGTCGGCTGAATGCCAATGCTCACGCCCACCTCAACTCGGGATCTGGTGCCTCCGAGTGCCGCTGCAAGACTCACATTCTGCTGTTTGGCATACAAATCCCACACCGCCCCCTCGAGTGCTGCTTTTGCCATATTGTTCCGTCTGATCGGGGCGAACAGGCGTGACAGCTCATCTGGATGGTTTACCGGATTATTTTTCAGCAGAGGGATGAGAAAGTCCCGCATGATATGCAGATTCGTTTCGACCGTTTCTTCCGTATACCACGGCGCGGAAAAAGCGACAGACTCTCCATAACCGGTCTCTCCAGCAGAATCAATCGCCTCTATAATGAAAAATTCCTTGTTTTGCAGTGTTCCAAAGCTCGTTCCAAACGGATGCTTCAATCGCATGCGCATCCGCCGCAACTGGATACGGGCAATATCGATTGGCATGTCGGATCGCTCCTTTAATGATTAAGTATGATTGTATCTATGATAACATAAGGAGAGACAATAAATATTTCAGAAATGTGGTGAATGGAATGGATAAACGCCTGATCGACAGCCATATTCATATTGATAAGTATGAGAAAAGTCAACGCGACCATATATTGAGCGACTTGCAGCGGGTGATGGTCGATGCCTTGATTGCGGTCTCCAATGATCTTGAATCCACTCGGCGTGTCCTGCGCCTGGCAGCGGCTGATCAGCGGATCAAGCCAGCCATTGGTTATCACCCGGAGCAAGCTGTGCCAGATGAACGTGAACAGCGGGCTTTAATCGCGCTCATTGAAGATCGGAAAAATGACATTGCTGCGATTGGGGAGATCGGTTTGCCGTATTATTTGCGGCAGGAGCAACCGGACTTGGATTTACAGCCGTACATAGATTTGCTGGAACGTTTTATCCAAAAAGCTGCCCTCCACGGGAAACCGGTGATTTTGCATGCGATATATGAGGACGCCGTAATTGTGTGTGATCTGCTGGAAGCTTACGGCATTCAGAAAGCGCATTTTCATTGGTTTAAAGGGGAGGACAAGGTGCTTAAGCGGATCGTCGGAAATGGCCATGTG contains:
- the menC gene encoding o-succinylbenzoate synthase, whose translation is MPIDIARIQLRRMRMRLKHPFGTSFGTLQNKEFFIIEAIDSAGETGYGESVAFSAPWYTEETVETNLHIMRDFLIPLLKNNPVNHPDELSRLFAPIRRNNMAKAALEGAVWDLYAKQQNVSLAAALGGTRSRVEVGVSIGIQPTINELLEKIAAYVEEGYKRIKLKIKPGQDIDMLKAVRNAFPDIALMADANSAYTLEDIQHLKQLDALQLLMIEQPLAHNDIIDHAKLQQSITTPICLDESIHALSDVEKAHRLGSCQIINVKSGRVGGLTAARRIHDYCLENNMPVWCGGMLESGIGRAHNIALASLPQFILPGDISGSDRYWDKDIIDPEIVVQDGYVAVPDKPGIGVTVDQQALEAFTKSIKSYHL
- a CDS encoding TatD family hydrolase, which codes for MDKRLIDSHIHIDKYEKSQRDHILSDLQRVMVDALIAVSNDLESTRRVLRLAAADQRIKPAIGYHPEQAVPDEREQRALIALIEDRKNDIAAIGEIGLPYYLRQEQPDLDLQPYIDLLERFIQKAALHGKPVILHAIYEDAVIVCDLLEAYGIQKAHFHWFKGEDKVLKRIVGNGHVISVTPDVVYEPEIQHIVKQVPLEQLLVETDGPWPFEGPFEGEVTHPEMMHHSIEKIAAIKGLELTEVYRRIYKNTCEFYKLEDLL